One part of the Glycine soja cultivar W05 chromosome 11, ASM419377v2, whole genome shotgun sequence genome encodes these proteins:
- the LOC114373864 gene encoding protein PHOX1-like has product MGKKKKQVGEIGEDGKVGDSSPRAYDNDTMVFISMSQELKNEGNKLFQKRDLEGSILKYEKALKLLPRNHIDVSYLRSNMAACYMQMGLSEFPRAIHECDLALQVTPKYSKALLKRARCYEALNRLDLALRDASTVVKMEPNNVMALEISEKVKNALEEKGLRVSNSVIELPPDYVEPPNALPPEKALKEKTRKKKSSKEEEKAPDGKIPEKQTEEKFEDKKAEGSIVVVEKKINTPKKKKAKVKVDEKKADIKEVIEERSNGRREPVPKKTAKLIFGDDIRYAELPINCSLFQLREVIHDRFPRLGAVLVKYRDQEGDLVTVTSDDELRWAETGSNGSIRLYIVEATPEQDPLFEKFKVKEAEVVGINIAHKSGCVGKAKEIVSSSCIEDWIIQFAKLFKNHVGFESDRYLDFHELGMNLCSEALEETVTSEEAQGLFDIAGDMFQEMTALALFNWGNVHMSRARKKVYVKEDSSKEHLCEQIKSSYEWALEEYAKAGEKYEAAIKIKSDFHEGFLALGLQQFEQAKLSWYHALGCNVDLLTWPSTEVLHLYNNAEENMEKGMQIWEESEKQNLSKTSSSNDVRLHLQNMGLDGLFKNISLDEFAAQEAHMRSQINLLWGTMLYERSFVEFKLGLPIWHESLEVAVEKFELAGASPTDIAVVLKNHCSNNTAVDGLAFKIDEIVQAWNEMYKAKMWQSGVPSFRLEPLFRRRVSKTYHAFELA; this is encoded by the exons atgggaaagaaaaagaagcaagtaGGAGAAATAGGGGAGGATGGTAAAGTGGGAGATAGCAGCCCCAGAGCATATGATAATGATACTATGGTGTTTATATCCATGTCTCAAGAATTGAAGAATGAGGGGAACAAGCTGTTCCAAAAGAGGGATCTTGAAGGATCTATACTAAAGTATGAGAAAGCCCTCAAGTTGCTTCCGAGAAATCATATTGATGTGTCCTATCTACGGAGCAACATGGCTGCATGTTATATGCAGATGGGACTCAGTGAGTTCCCAAGGGCAATCCATGAATGTGATTTGGCTCTTCAAGTGACACCAAAATATAGTAAAGCTCTGTTGAAGAGGGCAAGGTGCTAtgaggctttaaataggctggATTTAGCTCTGAGGGATGCCAGCACTGTTGTGAAGATGGAGCCAAATAATGTCATGGCATTGGAGATCTCAGAAAAGGTGAAAAATGCACTTGAGGAGAAAGGATTGAGAGTAAGCAATTCAGTAATTGAGTTGCCTCCAGATTATGTTGAACCTCCTAATGCTCTGCCTCCAGAAAAGGCATTGAAAGAGAAGACACGCAAGAAGAAGAGCAGTAAAGAGGAAGAGAAGGCACCTGATGGCAAAATTCCAGAAAAGCAAACTGAGGAGAAATTTGAGGACAAGAAGGCTGAGGGCAGTATTGTAGTCGTAGAGAAGAAGATCAACACGCCCAAGAAGAAGAAGGCCAAGGTAAAAGTTGATGAGAAGAAGGCTGATATTAAGGAAGTTATAGAGGAAAGAAGTAATGGTAGAAGGGAACCTGTTCCTAAGAAAACAGCTAAACTTATTTTCGGTGATGATATAAGATACGCTGAACTGCCTATTAATTGTAGTCTCTTCCAGTTAAGAGAAGTTATTCATGACCGTTTCCCAAGATTAGGAGCTGTTCTTGTCAAATACAGGGACCAAGAAGGTGATTTGGTCACAGTCACTTCTGATGATGAATTAAGATGGGCTGAAACAGGATCCAATGGTTCTATCCGACTGTACATAGTAGAAGCTACTCCTGAGCAGGATCCActttttgagaaatttaaagTGAAGGAGGCGGAAGTGGTTGGCATTAACATTGCACACAAGAGTGGTTGTGTGGGAAAGGCAAAGGAAATTGTTAGCTCTTCTTGCATTGAGGATTGGATAATTCAGTTTGCCAAACTGTTCAAGAACCATGTTGGGTTTGAATCTGACAGAtatttggattttcatgaacTCGGGATGAACCTCTGTTCTGAGGCTTTGGAGGAGACGGTTACAAGTGAAGAAGCACAAGGTCTGTTTGACATTGCAGGAGATATGTTCCAAGAGATGACTGCTCTTGCATTGTTCAACTGGGGAAATGTGCATATGTCTAGGGCAAGGAAGAAAGTGTATGTCAAGGAAGATTCTTCTAAAGAACATCTATGTGAACAAATCAAAAGTTCATACGAGTGGGCACTGGAAGAATATGCAAAAGCGGGAGAAAAATATGAAGCAGCCATTAAAATTAAGTCAGATTTTCATGAAGGCTTCCTGGCACTAGGGCTGCAGCAGTTTGAGCAAGCAAAACTTTCTTGGTATCATGCACTTGGTTGTAATGTAGATTTGCTGACATGGCCTTCCACTGAGGTTCTTCATCTTTACAACAATGCTGAAGAAAATATGGAGAAAGGAATGCAGATATGGGAAGAATCAGAAAAGCAGAACTTGAGTAAAACATCTAGTTCAAATGATGTTAGATTGCATTTGCAGAACATGGGGTTGGATGggctttttaaaaatatatcccTAGATGAATTTGCAGCACAGGAGGCACATATGAGGTCTCAAATAAATCTCCTATGGGGTACCATGCTATATGAACGCTCATTTGTGGAGTTCAAATTAGGGCTACCAATATGGCATGAATCTCTAGAAGTTGCAGTTGAGAAGTTTGAACTTGCTGGAGCTTCTCCAACAGATATAGCTGTAGTTTTGAAGAACCACTGTTCAAATAATACTGCAGTAGATG GTCTTGCCTTTAAAATTGATGAAATAGTACAGGCATGGAATGAGATGTACAAAGCTAAAATGTGGCAGAGTGGAGTTCCATCATTTCGTTTGGAACCCTTATTTAGAAGGCGAGTTTCAAAAACTTATCATGCCTTTGAGCTTGCATGA